In Juglans regia cultivar Chandler chromosome 13, Walnut 2.0, whole genome shotgun sequence, the DNA window CTTGACAGCTTTACTCGCAAGCTCAATTTTGAGTTCGCTACTAAGGATCTGGGCTCTCTTAGCTACTTCCTTGGTCTTGAAGCTACATTCACTACTGATGGTCTCTTTATAGTTAGCTCAAATATGCATGGGACATTCTCACCTGAGCTCAATTACTTGATAGCAAACCGGTTCATACTGCCATGCTTGTTTCTCAACACCTGTCTGCTGATGGTCCTCTGTTCTCGGACCCTACACTTTACAAATCTCTTGTGGGTGCTCTACAATACTTGACAATCACACGTCTTGATATTGCTCATGTCGTAAATTCAGTTAGTCAATTTCTACACTCTCTGACTGAAGATCACTTTCAAGCTATCAAACGCATTCTTCACTATGTTAAGGGTACACTACACTTTGGACTTACTTTTCATCCATTTGCCACTCTTGGTGCTTTAGCTGCCTACTcagatgcagattgggcaggcTGCCCTAATACTTGTTGCTCCACATCGGTCTATTCCATTTATCTTGGTGACAATTTGGTCTCTTGGATTGCCAAGAAACAACCCACTGTCTCTTGCTCCAGTTGTGAATCTGAGTACCGTGCCTTGGCTCTCACTGCCGTTGAAATTCTCTGGCTCACACACCTCCTTCGTGATATCAAAGTTTCCCTTCCATAGCGGCCTCTTTTACTATGCGACAATAAAAGTGCAATCTTCCTGAACTCCAATCCAGTTTCTCACAAGTGAGCAAAGCATGTTGAGTTAGACTATCACTTTCTTCGTGAACTTCTTGTCACCGGAAAACTTTGCACTCAGTATGTCCCCTCTCATCTGCAAGTTGCGGACATCTTCTCCAAAAGTGTGTCCAGGCCTCTCTTTGAATTTTTTCGATCCAAGCTTCACGTCCTATCCAATATGATGCTTAGCCCGGGGTTAAGGATGAAGATCCCTGCCGGGGGTGTGTTAAGGATGAAGATCCCTGCCTTAATATAAGACTTTCCTATTTACAGACTTTATTGACCCGTGATTAGGGTAGTCTGATTCTTTCCATTTCTTCACTTgattcctttcatttatttgtaattaatttgtatATGAAATTTCCATACATAGATGTGtaaatacaattatataatgCAATAGACTCACCAACGCAAGGTGTGGTggtttttcaaatattctcaaactGTATCATAATGGGATATTGTGCAGTACGTATCATTCACATATATAAcagcactttttttttccctgcagATAATTATTAGAACTTTTCGGGGAGAGCAATGGAAAAATTGATCGAGGATATTACATCATATCGTCCATATCATGATTGCCTCCTGTGGCGATGAAGATTGAAGAGGGTCGTGtgcaatatatattaatcttgtTCAAAGCAACCATGACATTTCTGTCAATGGATTCGGCATTCCCCTTTTCATCAACTTGAGAGAAGAAAAGCTGACATCAGTGTAAATGCTCGGAAGGTGGTCATGATAAACAAAACCAAGATGCAGGAAAAAGTATTGCGAGTAGGCACTGAAAATCTAAGACTGCTATCATGAATCCTCTAGCACACACCACACCTATCATTTTTGCCATTCTTTACTGAGAATTGGTCGGTCTCATATCCCACCACCTAGGGAGTTTTCACCGACAAAATTACAGGGATCAATCTCTATGTACCATAATCATTtgacgcatgcatgcatgcatgttcttTTCAAGTTGCTTTCTTTAGTCGGGATTTTGAAGCCCTAGCTAGGTTCTTCAAATCATACGATCATGTGgtctaaaagattaaaaatatgcaaaatatatatctcttttttctcctttcggTTGCggtatatatcaaatataattTGAAGGGGTCTGAGCagctattttgtatttttaattggatTTCTACCAAGCTATAATAATCATGGTACAGCCCCCAAGTTTGACGATGAGAGATGGGCCTGTGGCATCTGCATAAAGATAAAGCAATGTCATTCATTCACAAATTAAAGGGCCACGATACTGAATGTATCTCAAATGACACATCAGTAGTACTGGAAGCCAAAGTTCCCCTTTACTGACTACATCTTAAGTAGGTTGTTTGGTTGCATTGACTCTAGAATGTGACTTGAATGGTCACCTCAAAaaggatctattttttttcctgtccaTCTTAGCTTACTAATTGCTTCAGTTAATGAGCATTATTATCGTACCAAAACACGgacaaaagaagataaaatgaataattagaAGGGTGATCACTTAATTAATCCAAGTGGTAGGATAGGCTGATCAAGGGTGGCTGTCAGCCCCAAATAGCAGAAAAACAACAGTTTTACTATTCCATATAATTCCAAACCGGATGAATTCAAACACTCATGCTGCCCAAAAaagcaaaagaggaaaaagagtaCGTACTCATATATCCCGTAAAGCTGGTTGACTAAAACCTTTCATTATATTGACTTGGAGACATGACTAGACCCATTTCTTCTAATGGGTTAATCAGAACCCTACAAGGAGGAACCAAAGGCAAGCTTTTAAGGAACCAATATTCCTAGAAGCCTTGAATTTAAAAGATGACAGACAGAGGAATGTGAAAGAGTATGTAAGAGAATGATCATTAGTACCATGCATGCACATTTAAGTGGCCGGGGCTGTGTGGGCTTGAATTTCAAGTGCTTGTAAAGgaattaattaaagaagtttCTCATGGTGACTTGGTTGGAATCCATTACTCAATTTATTCTGAGCCGTTAATATATATGTTCAGTGAACTTCAACTCGAAGTCTAAAGGGACTAAGAACTTTTCGCAAGCTAGctttaattgaaatatttgtcCAATTTCGCTGAAAAGAGAATATATGTTTGTGAAATCTTATACTATGGAAGATCAAGATCGACTTTAACAATtctcaagaagaaaaaagaattacatTCTCAAAATAGTGTCTATTAATTacattaaattcaaaatttccaCCAATATCTCATGACTACTTGCACACGTTTCAAAAATATAGCGTCTTCATCCAATCTTAACACCGTCAGATAAGGATATTGCATAATGTAATACTCAGAGTTATAACTCTTTCTTTGGACGTTAAGAAtatatgcaaaataaatttggaatATTACCCAAAAAATATTCGAAATGGTAGTACTAATGGTAAATGTAGCTGCAAGATACTGGTTCTTTTCATTCCTCAGGGTTTACGGCAATCATCATGATCCAAAGCATAAGGTGATAtcaaaagtaaaaggaaaaagggGCAGAAGGAGGATGGGGGGTAGCTATTTTGGAACAGAATCTAGGCATCTAACTATACAAATTTAGTTTCAAATTGGAGTTTCTCAAAGTGAACTCTACTAGTTATTAGTTAAACTCGCGCGACATGAAAAGAAGAGAATAGAATCATGAGAATGAGTGGTGGTAGTTTCTGTAGGGTTTGCATGATCAATTCAAAAGAATCAAAACCACAGAACGTACAccaacttttattttctaagtAATTATACATGGAATAGCTGATTATGACCAATTAATCCCTCCccctctctgatctctctctctctctctagatctgATGGGTACATGTGTTCGGCCTGTATATTAATTCTTTCTTCTGTCATGAGtcatattttaatgcataaggCTCTTGAAAGCGTGGAAAagggcaaatatatatatgcatgtatgaaaGGCTTGCAGGCATGGAACACATATGTTAGGCAATGATTTTGTCTAAAGCGGCACGGCCAGCTTTCCTAATTGAATGAAGATATAAAGAAGTAAAACCTAAAAGGGTTTCTCagtcaaaaacaaaagaagggtTTGCAAAGGGACATAGCCCATGAAAGATGTCTGATCACTTGATTTCCATTTGGTACTCCAAGTACTGGGTTTGTTCATGAGCCATGATTTAGGAGGATGGGACTGTTTGGAAACGAAGTTTCCACAATCACTCTTTGATCTTAAGTATGAGTGGCATCCTTAAAGGCACATTCTCATGGGCCACATCACATCCGGCCTAATACATCATCATGTGCATGATCATGATGGTGTTACTTGAGCCAAATACAGAGACTGAACGGGATTCTCTTGGAGTTGCTTGTCATGGGGACAACATATCATGGTTAATCATACGTTGCATTCATTATTAATGCTGCGCATGTGCATGGCTCTATCAATCCAAATTAAACGCCAAAAAGTGGAGCTGAAAGCCATCAGCCGTTAGGGTTAGTATCAGATAATTATCCCTCCAAGAAGTACATATAtaaatagctagctaggataTATGCATGGGTTAATTTGGTGGGCTCCTTAATTACCTGATCAAACCCTAACACTAGGGTAGATTTAGGCCGTTGTgcactaattaatttaattgggattattttttaaacttaatttaattgGGATTATCTTTTAAACCGAGAGATCAATATATGAATTGGTATCCTAATGCATATAGATACAAAATAAATGATCCAATAAGAGCGTACAAGAATTTTCAAGAACATTTGAAACATTTCATTTCTGAACAGATCATTAATTAGGTTTTTAAgtctgaaattaattaaaagattttgttggtacttattatatatactgCATTTTACCATAGTTAGCACTACTCTTGTGCAAGTTCATAGTActctaaataatatatatatatatatatatacacacctcAAGTACTGTATAAAAGagtaagggtaggtttggagggtgagatgagaattttgtgttttgttttgaagtttaaaatattaagttttaatattattattgttttgggatttgaaaaaggtgtattggggtttgaaaaagttgaattgtttattatattttgtatgagaatttgaaaaatgtgtaatgatgagatgagatgagatgagaattttgtgttttgtttttggccccaaacctgccctaaaggGTGTAGTGTTTCTAGTGCTACATACACAAagcaattatacaaaaataaatccataaactgatgtaGTTTCATGAAatccattagatctactttacaataaaagtaactttacaatctgacatatcatatcaagccatattaatttgtaagtttagttttttgtaatctctttgtgactaaaatattttccattttaaaattataatgctATTTTAGTAGCCATAATCTTCGAGCGCACAATGTTTTGAAGCAACTTCCAAGCCCATTAGAGCATACTCATTGGTTTGACCGaatgcatatttaaaatttagtcaatattacacttttttatatttgtctattccatttaaattcaatccccacattggattcgtcattcactctctatataataataaaatattattaaattaataatttttttagttaatttatttgtatcacattttataattctacattaaaatattaataataattatattctaattagattaatatttaaaaaaaatcatattttcaaaggtcatttaatgctaataaccaaaaattgagattaaacttatctaaaattctatttaaatttcttattcactaACCAAATATCTAGCAACATACATGGCCTACAAGACATAATTTTAAGATCCAATtgtggagtgagaaattaatattttaatatttggtgaatcaattgtagtTCTCTATCTTTAGGCAATCACTATagtagaaatttaaattattttagagatatCCAATTCCATGTGAGGCCTTTTAATacagattatctaaattttagccatTATTCAACTTTGGCCAAATCAATAAAGATGCTCTTAAGGTGTCTTACAATTTGCGGCATCCCAAAATCtacaaatcaaattaaagtGGGCCTAACTTACCTGTGGTTGTAATAACTCTTTGCCCAAACCGAAAAATCGATCCATAGGAATTAGGAGGCAAATATTCTGTTGGGTTCATATCTTTGTGGCCTACACGCCATTCCGACGTGATAATTAAGGCCGTCCATTTTcaatatgttttaaaatggGCCAAGTTACTACTTCAGTGCTAGCCTGCTGGTGGCCGGTGACTATAgtatggtttttttcttttttttggtgcAGTAGTAGCATCCAAGAAGTCCAATCATTCCTTCCATCTTGCgatcatatgatatgttaaggtttcgtttggtttataaatttattttaatttatcattataatttttttaaattttaatataaaatataataaacaatttaatttttttaaattctaaaataataataatattaaaaaataatattttaacaatattttatcatctcaactcaattcaattcagttcaacatcaAAACACAGCCTTAATATCGTTAATGAGAGCCAAGATTTGTgagatttttaaatattaagtttgaagaaaaatacGAGAATGTGAGAGAAGATGAATTAGGTGCCCAACTAAAATTCTaacatcataatattattattgacatCTTTTTTTAGAGGTTTTGTTTATTGTATAATGTCTAGAGCATTAGCAATGGTGTAAGCAAGGGTAAAGTTTGACTAAAATCATTTGTTTCGCTTTTTGCCTTTGCCATTCAAGAGATattctcacattgaattattcatcttttagcaaaaataataatcaaatagtattcaataataataataatttttttctaattttgtatttcatattttgtaattatattaatcatatgttaattaataatttaatttttaattaaattattgtttgcCAACTATCCGGTGGAGGATTTATACTTACCATATGTGATTCCCAGTGAAGGATTTATTAAAACCCACTACATAAGATCTACAAGAAAATCTACATGAAGAAACCCAATACATAAATATGATAGCCAGTGTAAAACGTTAAAATTGAACATCAACTTAATCTCATCTGCTCATCTACTAAACAACGTACATGAAtatagagaaaagagaggaaaaagtaAGCTCATTTTTGTAGATGTTGTCTCAAAATCCATTATATGAATATAGAGAAAGTTCATATAATTTCACAAGTCAATGTCATTTCATAGATGTTGCCTCAAAATCCATTACAAAATCCATATCCATtacaaaattcatataatttaacTCAGTCGTGTCATTACATAGCGGCAACCACGcatgttaataatatttgaattatcTACTTCTTACATGATCTGCCATTTTTTGGAGTACTGGAATGTCATCATCATTGGTGAATCATACCTTGGGTCAAGACCTAGTGTGCATCTGCGGTCTTAAAGTAGCACTCAAAAAATCTAGTACTCCAAAAAATCCATAACAACCCTTCTTCAggtgtccaaagtacaataCATAGGTGAATATGTTGACTCATTCCCATTATATACATGTTGAACTAAAAATGGTGACATTAGACATGATTTGTTTTATGTGAAATATTAACAGGGATTACCATACTGCAACTATTTCAAATGGGTAGATAATAATGAGAATAGAGATCAGCAAGAACTCCTTAAGAGAGAACATGAATTGTTGAGAAATGAGGAAGAGCTCCGAAAGAGAGAGGTTGAAATCAAGAAGAGGGGGACGATGcttcacaagaaaaatgatcatATTGAGAAGAGGGAGTTGGTGCTCCACAATGATCAATTTGAGCTTTTGAAGCAAGAAGCAAAAATGCAGCGTTTACGCATACCATTTCATGTGTATTGTGAAATTGCCCCTATTCGTTTCATATATGTTATTTCATAGGATCTAAGTGAAACAAATATTGGGTTGCTTTTGCAAAAACAATTGTCCCAACCATGTGGTTGGTTTATGTAATGGACGAGCCAGTTTACCTAATTGCTATGTTATGTAATGTATGCTGTATGTAATTGTGGATATATCAACCAACATTAAATTAaggttgctttctttcttttatttttactttttggaaattttggaaTAATGCTCAACTTTAGTATAGCTATCTTACTATGCTTGAAATCAAATTTCTACCTTGCTTGCCATTTAGATATTCACAAGGATATTGAATTGGGAAACCAAAAGGCAGCCAAAAATCTGGGGAAAGTTAATATTGCCAATGAATTTTATTCCAAATGGTCGACTTAGTGTCACTTCAAGCAAAAGAAATTCTAGAGAAAACCACAACCTGCATTTTCGAACTTGCTTCGGTACCTAAAGGAACTCGTAAAGCAATTGATCCAAAACAAAGaggttctttatatatatatatatatatatatatatatatatatatatatatatatattttttttttttctggtgaAAAAATGCATTGAAATGAAGTACAACATatgtttgttcatttttttaaaagttacaATGCACCACTTCTGcacaaaaatattcaaacaccaGTTCTACACCACAAAAACACCAAGCTTCTCCTAAACAAATTTATGTGACACAAAGCTTCTCCCATCTTCatgaacaaaataaacaaatcaacaaCAGTTTTTCAAACTGATACAACAACAGCACCGCCTTGAACACAAACTAATCTAATAGCAAACAAGAACTCTAAACTAATGCTCAATCTTCTTTGCTCTCCCAACATCTAACAACAAGATCTTCAGCATTATGCTCAACTTTAGGCGAACTCCCATCAAAATCTGACAAACATGATctctaaaaaataatgacaaaaataCTCATTGGGATCCACAACACTGTACAACATTGTCATCGAAACATTcataaatcacaatatctaCAAACTAACTTGCAACACCTGGTTGTGGGTTGGAACTTGGGCATCTGAGCGAGGCACAAAAGGTGATAACCACCCATGTGAAACTGGTTCATAGTAACCTTGCATGCACTTTGCGAAGTTTGAATGGAGTGATCTTGGTATGTCCTAACATATAAACAAAATGATAATGAACCCAAGGTTGCTCTACATAGAATACACATCAATTCAACATATAGATATTGAATTTGAAGCAATATTGCAATACCTGGTTGATAGATTTGAGACAGAGGTATTAGGGGAGATGCgtgttctttctctttcctcatCTAGACGATTCCAATAAGAACTAGATATACAAACAGTACTAGAAGGGATATTTCCCCCTCATAGGACCGGAACTGTGTTTGTAGTGCTTTTGGTCCTGGGGCTAGACATACCTAATCTAGCCCAATATCCTAGGGAGAAGGCATAGGCCAAAGTATGCACCGGCGTGTTCCAGCCCGAGTAACGTGCAAAAAGGCCATGCCACATTAAATGCGCCGGCATGAAGTGCAAGCATGGAATCCCGACAGAAGATCCCGTTGCCAACAAGGGTCTGCTACATTACATGCGACAGTATGGAAACCTGAACAAACAAGACCCCAACGTGAGGGGATAGGAGTATAAACAAGAAAGAGCAGGCAAATAAGATAGGTTAATCACCCTAAACAAACTCTtagctctttctctcttttctccggCGGAAATATATTCTAACTTTGGATTTGGATGTCTCACAGATACACCTGACCACCTAACTCTCTTCTTTTATAGGCACTTGGTGTGGCTCGAAACTGTTGGTTACAAAATACGCTTTAACAAGTACAACGGTTAAATGTCAATTCACTTCaaagaagaaagcaaaaaaaaaaaaaaatgaaaagaaaaaaaagacataaaatAACTCACCAATCCCAAGAATTTCCTCTAATGCTATTCCGATTATTTGTTATCTAGTTATAATAGTGTAAAACTAGGAACTCAGAAATCTAGAAGAAGATTGTGAAACCAACAACCCCAGTTATAATAGTGCAAAACCAGTAAAATTAGCAATTATTTGCTATTCAGTGTAGAAATTTTGCTATCCAGCTATTCCATTTATTATTTGCTATCATAGGTAAAAATCTGGAAGGAAATGGGTCTTCTGTTTCATCTATAGTAACAAAATGGATGAAAATGCAAGGATGAAAACATTTAGCAAAACTCCTCAAGTTAAGGATTATCATGGTCTATAGAGCAGCTCTTCTAGGCCATAAATCTTCTgattgcatattattttgtgcaATCGtctataaatattgttttatatagttaataagataaatttattatcATGAATAGGCAAAACTCAAGTACACAGtaagtatacaaaggaaataccaaATTCACACTAGTAACAAAAAGCAGCTAAAgcaaatcataaaaattatcaCCA includes these proteins:
- the LOC108979076 gene encoding uncharacterized mitochondrial protein AtMg00810-like, producing MLVSQHLSADGPLFSDPTLYKSLVGALQYLTITRLDIAHVVNSVSQFLHSLTEDHFQAIKRILHYVKGTLHFGLTFHPFATLGALAAYSDADWAGCPNTCCSTSVYSIYLGDNLVSWIAKKQPTVSCSSCESEYRALALTAVEILWLTHLLRDIKVSLP